AGCAAAGAACGCATAAAAGACGATAGGTTATACCTTATGCTCTTTACTTAAACAAACATGGAAACCCACGAAATAATTGTCGATGTACCTTCACTTAAAGATACAATAATCGATGCGATCAAATTATTCATGAATTCTAATAGCGGTAATTTAATAAGAATAGTAGTTCAAGATATAGAGGGACTTCTCAAAACATAAGTCATTATGCCACAGCCGGAAACATCGGGATTAGAGCTTCTATAGGCAATATCATTGTATTTGATATCATTACATTTATTGACACAGATGCTCGTGTATATTCACAATTTATAGAAAACATATGCAGCGTATTCATAACACAGAAAGATGTAATGATTCAACAATTTCTTATTTTGGGAACAAATGGCTTAGCAAACTATTATTGCGTAGAAAATCGACTATCAGAAAAATAGACTTCTTCAGCCTAACGACTTAATTTACCTGAGTAGGCCGAAATATACTACTGCTATAATGGCAATAAGACGTGAATTGCTGTCTATCGTAGGACTGTTTGGTCTTTTTTGATATTGGCAGCGAAGATCGAGATTTTCTTCTACGTGTGGAAAAACATCGCATACAAATAGTTTATAACAAGAAAGCCGTAGTATATCATCAATCACGGCCTTTTACATTAAAAGATTATCTGGAAAATGGGCGCTTCAAGGGCTCGTGCATTTATTAAATACGGAAGAGCAATGTTAAAAGATACTATCAGCGTATTATTTCATATACTTTGCATTGTATTCTTTTTCGTGTTTTTGCTAACAAGAAAGCCATTATTAGGTTTAATACTATTAGCCTCATCATTGTTACTTAGATTTAAAAATACGATCAAAAGTACGTTATCCGAAAATTGGATGGCAAGTAGTATCTAAATGTTAGTATTACAAAATTTATAATTTATATGTATGTAGCTTACTTTGCATTTATGGCTGAACTATTTAGGCATTTCATCGCATTAATAAGTTAGCACTGAGATTATTTAACTATATGGCGCGAAGTAAAAACTTGCGGTGATAAGATATCCTGTCTGAGAAAGAACGAATAAAAATTATGTTCATCCCATTCACAGAAGACAAAACAAGTGAACGAGTTCCTTCACTAATTAGAATTTTGTCAAAATATTTTGACTTAGTGGGATTGAAGCCCCTATGTAGACGTCGTTCAATCTATTATAAGAATAGAATTGTATATGGAATTATATGGATTCTTGAATGGATTACAGAGAGAATTATTATGATCTTAAACGGAATTAAGATGGGTTCACGAAACTTCATAACACTTATATTTTGTGAAGAACCGGAATATGCATTGGTTGGATTTATACTTTCCAAGATTTTAAGAGTACCTTTTATTTACGATAGCCATGGAAACAAATACCTACAGTGTATAAGACTTAGAAATCCCCTCTATTACAGACTCTACATAACGTTCTTAGACATATTCTTGGCGAAAAAGTGTTCGGTCTTACTGGTTGTTTCGGAATTTGACAGACGATGTTACATTAACCAAGGAGTTCCTCCTGGGAAAATATATGTAATTCCAAGCTTTATAGATCTCGAAAAAGTAAAAAGAGCTATAATGAATCCCTCCACGAACATACCTATTCCCAAGGGTAAAAAGACTCTACTTTTCTTTGGTAATTACAACTACGAGCCAAACGTTGAAGCTCTACGATTTATAAACAATGAATTAGCACCAGCGATTGATAACATAGAAAACGTAGAAATATATATATGTGGCCGTAGCCCAGTTCCTATCGAGCAATTAGTTGGACCTCTCCACAGAAAAGTAAAATATCTAGGGTTTGTTCCAGACATATACGAAGTTTTAAATACTGTTGACGCATTCATATGTCCCATCTGGACAGGTGTTGGAATAATTGTAAAGGTGTTAGATGCTATGGCTGTTGGTAAACCTATTGTCGGTACTAAATTTCTGAGAGAGGGCATACCTGAACTTAACGAGAATAATGCCTTACTGGCTAGAAATAAACAAGAATTCATCTATTTAGTCAGACACTTACTCGAACATTACGACGAGTATAAACACATGGGTCAAGTATTACAAAACATTATAGCTACTAGATACAGTCGAGATGTTATTGAGAAAAAATTGTATTTTATAATATTGCATGTTATAAGAGATCGTCTCTTGAAAACTAAGAAGTTTAGAAAACTTTGACGTATTAACAATTTCATGTATGGCGTACAAATATGAAAATGGCAGTATTCTCAGAACTATTCTATCCTCACGGTGGAGGTGCTGAATTAGCAACGTGGTTGTATTTAAAGCTACTCAGTGAGGAAGAAGGAATTAAGATTAAAGTTGTAACTCGTCAATTCCCCGGCGAACCATCTACGGAATTAGTGAACAAGAATCTAACGATATTTAGAATTCCAATGAAGATAGCGCTCGGTAGCAGGTACGATACACTCGTTAATATGGGAATTCTATTGAAAGACTTTAATCAAAAACTGATTAAAGAAAGCGATGTAGTTTATATTCCAGGCTGTTGGTATAGTGCAATACCGATTGCAAAAATGCATAAAAACCAGTTGTTGCCCATATACATAATTACTCCATTGCATGCTCTACATCCTTAATGTATGATTTTGCCAGAGATAGAGTAGGACCTGCAACACTACGATCTTTCATACTCCATGAAATACTTGAAAGGAGACGAAAAATAGTCTCCGTCGTAACTTCTTCTTTGATGAACGAAGTATTTGGGAAGTACTATAATAAACTAGGCATAATGGCGGATGCCCTAATTTTTGTTAGTAGAGCTCAAATGAACCTAATACATTCATTAATTCCATACATTAAAGATAAAAGCTACTTGATATATAATCCTATTCCAAATTACTCACTTATTAAAGCTGAGAAGAAGGGTGTAAGCTACTTTGGAGGAAAGAGTTTCGCTAAGGGATTTTATGTTTTAATGAGAACAATAGAGCAACTCACACGTCTTGCTGGGGTTTGGAGGCGCATGTACTCGGTGTAGACGTGTTAACTCTAGCCGTGTTGTGCTGGTTAGAGTGGTAGGGTTGCTCCAATGCCAAGTTTGACTGCTTTTTCATATGCTAATTTGGTGACTACGACGTCGTGTGATGCTATTTCTAGTAAGACTGCTGCTTTCTTTGGTTTGCTCTTCAAGTACTCTATTCTCCTGGTGCATATGTCTCCCATGTCTAGTTCTACTTTATCAGGGTAGTTTTTGAAGTATGGGCCTTTTGCCCTGGTTGCTAGGTATTGTTGTTTATCGTCTACAACGAAGACGTCAGCGGTGTTTACTACTTCTTCTTTGACGACTGCATCATAGTCTACTGCTATGACTAGAAAGTCTTCTTTCAAGTCGCCGAGGCCTATAAACCTCCTTGGCACCTCCGACAGCTAGTAGTGGCGCTGTTCTATCACCCCATTGAAATCTACCTTCATTATCTATAATCATTGCTCTATCGGCATCGCCATCATGTGCTACTCCAAAATCGCATCCATATAGTTTTACTAATTTAATTGTTTCTACTAGGTTTTCTGGTATTGGCTCTGGTAGTCTAGCTGGGTGTGGATCTAGGTTTCCATTTACAACAACTGGTTTAACACCTAGTTTCTTGAGTAGAAGGGTTGTTGTTAGTGAACCTACATTGTTTCCAGGGTCTACTAGTACTTTGAAGTCTCTTCTAGCTATTTTATCAACATCTACTTTTTCTAATACACCATTTACATATATTTCTATTGCATCTGGAAATCTCTCAATTCTATCAGGTGCACTCTTCCAGTTTACAAATCTATATCTTTCACTTCAGAAGTTATCACCATCGGTTGCGCACAGCTGGGGGTGAATGAGAGCGAAGTCAACCTTCCTATTTCTTCGGAAGTAGTTCACTACTTCAAACACGTTCATCTTCTGAAATGAGGGGCAGGTGCCCTGGCATACGCACATTATCAACTCTTTCATATGAATCACAACTCATTTGAATAATAATTCAAGTATAAAAACCCCGCCATTAACGGATAACCCTTTAATCCAAATTCAAGTTATTATTTAACGGTGATTTTATCTGAAAATACTCGTGTTATCCGATATTCACGGGAACATGGACGCGTTGCAAGCGCTGATGAATAATGTTCCAAGATGGGATGAGGTCTGGGTTCTAGGGGATCTTGTCGACTATGGCCCAGAACCTTATGAAGTAATAGATTATGTTAGATCGCTCAGCCCCAGGCACGTTCTCCGCGGGAACCATGATCACGCCGTAGCCTTCGGGGTTGACTGCGGCTGTGGTGAGAGGACGCATGACCTTAGCGTTTACACGAGAGTCAATATTTCAATGAAAAAAGTGAGTAAGGAGCATGTCGAATGGCTTAAGAGCCTCAGTCCTGTTGAAAGAGTTGCTGAAAAAGGCTTGGAGGCCGTTATCGTCCACGGTAGCCCACGGAACCCTCTCTACGATTACATGCTCCCCGACCTCTCCTTCAACGATTACATGAGGATGCTTACCCCTTCCCCGTTAACCCTCCACGGATTTCGCGGCAGGGTTACAGGACTCGTTGTCTCCGGCCACACCCACATACCCATGGATGTTAGCCTTGGAGATGTGAGGATAGTTAACCCCGGGAGCGTCGGGCAGCCGAGGGATGGGGATCCAAGGGCGTCATGCGGCTTGCTCGACACCGAGACCATGGAGTTCAGGATCATCAGGGTTAAATACGATGTTGACAAAGTCCTCTCTAAGCTTAGAGCACTGATCACTGACGGGGAAGTTTACCAGAGGTTGGCAAGCATATTGTTAACCGGAAAGGTTTGAGCAACTGATTCCATAATTATTTAGGGTTTAAACACTTATTGATTTAAAGGCGAAGGATTGGGGATAATGGGTTTGTTTGCCAAAAATGTTTTAGAGTCAAAAGGGTATAGTTTCATATTCTTCTCAGACCCGCCTGTCGAGCCTTCATACTCAAGCCTTAGGTTTAAGGATGTTCTCCCCGAGTTTTCATCAATAGAATTGGGGGATAAACTACTCTACAAGCATCAGCTGGAAGCACATGAGGCGTTGATGAAGGGTTTCAACGTTTTATTGAAAGCCGGCACGGGTAGCGGGAAAACGGAGGCATGGATACTTTATGCTTTGAGCAGGATTAAGGAGGATAAAAGGTTCAAAGCCATAGCGCTATACCCCACTCTCGCGCTGGCTAATGACCAGATAAGGAGGATTGAGAAATACGTTAAGCTTGTTGATGGGAGGAGTATTCAAATAGACAGTATTAAGAAGGAGGAGTACGTGAAAAGGCATGGGATGCCATGGTTAAGGGAAGCCATTGGATCCTCGAACATCGTCATCTCTAACCCAGCATTCCTGATGCATGATTTGAAGAAGTATCTTTTAAGGAAGACACAGGGCGTTCTAGCCGGCTTATACAGTAGGCTCGACTTAATAGTTATTGATGAACTCGACTTCTACGATCCGAGAAGCCTGGCTTTATTGATGAGTGTTCTGCAAATCCTCAGCGATATCAGCGATGTCAAGCCCCAGGTGGCAGTGTTAACTGCAACTCTTTCCAACCCGGAGGATATGGGAGAGTTCCTGAAGAAGGCGACGGGGCGGGAGTACCGGGTTGTTGAGGGCGAGGCGTTCAGGATTACCAACCATTACTACATAGTGCTCGGCAAGAACATGAGGGAGGTCTACAACAGCGTTAGGAGGTTGTGGAGCGATGCGGTTAGGACACATCCGGAGCTGGCCGCTTACAGTAAGCTTGTCGAAGACTACTCGTCGTTTGAGAAGGAAGCCTACAGGGTTGTTTCAATACTTGAGGGCCTCGGCTACAACGTTCCAAGCATCAGCGTGAACCCTGCCGAGATAATAACGGAGTTCTTCAAGGATGATTACGTAACACTTGTTTTCACGAGAAGCATTAGTTCTGCGGAAGAGCTGGTGAGAAGCATTAAACAGTATGCTGGGGAGGAGGCCCCGCTTGCAAGCCACCACCACTTAATCTCAAAGGCGAGGAGGGAGGAGGTGGAGGAGAAGGCGAGGAAGGGGTTGGTGAAGGTGGTGGTTTCTCCGAGAACCCTTTCCCAAGGCATTGACATAGGCACGATAAGGAGGATAGTCCACCTCGGTCTTCCAGATGATGTCCGGGAGTTCTATCAACGGGAGGGGAGGAAGGGGAGGAGGAGGGAGCTGGGGTATGCGGAGACGGTTATAATCCCGTACACGAGATGGGATAGGGAGTTGCTGAACAACGGGCTTGAAACCCTCCGTAAATGGCTGAGCCTGGGCATTGAGAAAACCCTTGTAAACGAGGAAAACCTCTACATCTACTTGTTCACGGGCACGGTGAAGCTGAAGTCACCATGGTATCGGAGAGAGCTGAACGAGCTGGAGAAGAAAGCCCTGTCCAAGGCCGGGATACTGTTGAAGGATAGGGTGAACACGGAGCTGTTGGACTGGGTTTTCGAGAGGATGAACTTCTACGAGTTTGCCCCGCCATACGGGATTAAGAGGTATATTGAGAGGAACGGGGAGCTTAGACCGCTGGAGCCGATTGGACACGTAGACTTGATCGAGAAGTTCCAGCCAGGATGCATCGACTACTCCGAGGACGCGCTCGTGGTTTCCATAGAGTATGGGAAAACCTCCAGGCTCGTTAAAAGCGTGATAGAGAAACCGATCAAGGAGATTGACTTCTACTCCCATGACGCCCTCTCAGTGGCAGCGGAGGAGTACAAGTACTTGAAGATGAACTGGGGGGAGAAGCCCTCGCTCATAAAGGATTTGTTAACAGGTAGGATAACGAGCGAGGAGCTCTGCGTGGTCTACGTCCCCAGGAACGGTTTCGGCAGGTATAGGAAGATACCTGAGAGATGTATTTGGACTGTGAGGTCTGAGAGGCCCAGGTATGTCCGCGTTGACGACACGCCGCTGGTCTTCTACGATAAGAAGACTATTTACGTTCCAACACCAACGGGGGGTGAGTACAGGGATTTCACATACGGCTACATCTACGATGTTGAAATGAGCGAGGATTCCGAGCTCCTCAGGCTTGCTCTCGCAGTGCTGATGGTTCTGCTTAGGAGGCTTTACGGGATAGCTTTTGAAACAATAATGTATGATGTCGTCAAGCTAGGGGAGTACAAGTACTTCTCGCTCCACGAGCCCGTAGCGGCCGGTATCATAGACAGGCTTGACTGGTTGAGCGTTAGAAGGGATGTTGAGAAATACGTTTTCGACGACTTAGACAGGATTCTAATATCCGAGATAGACGATATTGCCTACTCAACCCTAGTCTCCCTGAAGTTTAACTGGAGCCTTGTGAAAGCGGAAATGCTCAGGGTGGTTGACTACGTCCTGGCCAAGGAGAAGATCCGGGCAGTGATAGAAGGCGTTGAGACACTCATACCGAGACCCAGCCCAGCGTTGAAAACCCTTTCACTCAGCATCATTAGTGAAGTACTGGATGAGGATTCTCTCTCCCCGAGCCTTCTCGTGGCGCTAGCCTACTATGACGGGGGCTTGTCAAGAGCGGTGGTAGAGCTTTATCCCCCAATACCTTACGTTAAACCCCCGCAAGCAATACTAGAGTTTGAGAGAGAGGTCCTGGATAAAATCCTCTACGAGGACTTCAAGCTTGTCGTCGAGGACAGGGGCATGGTTCTCAAGCAGTTGAGAACTGCTAACCTAAGGATGCTTGCAGGATTCATTGAAAAAGAGCCTGGTAAAGTTGTAGACCTGCGTGAAAAATCTGCTGACCTCTCTGTTAAACCATTCACTCCTGAATCCTTGTTAACAGGTGAGGAGAAGGAGCCGAGGATTGAGCCAGCTGATGTTCAGCTGGTTTTGAAAGAGGCTAGGGAGAGGAAGGAATTATCCGAGAGCATGAAGAATGTTATCCAAAGATTTATGGCTAGAAGGGCGCGGGCTGATTACATAGCATACCTAGTTCTAAAGGAGGTTGCGGGCAGGAAGGGTGTAGTGGATAGAAGCAAGACCGGTGTCATCTAGCTCCCAGCCTAGGAGACGTCTAGGACTATTTGACCAAGGCTACGACCGTGTTTAAGCTCTTTCAACGCTTCATTAGCCTCCTCGAGCTTGAAGGCTTTAACCTCAGGCTTAATCCCGTGCTTAACCGCGAGCTGGAGGAACTCGGACACATCCCTTCTCGTCACGTTTGCAACAGTCTTAACCTCCCTCTCCTCCCAGAGTAGCCTATACTCAAGCCTCTCTATAGGGGTCATGTATATCTCGCCTAGTACGACCCTGCCTCCCTTGTCAACCTTCCGCAAAGCTTCCACGAACACTTGTGAAGCCGGTGCATAAACTATTGCAGCATCAAGTTTTGACGGCGGTTCATCAACCGTTCTCCCAGCCCACTCAGCCCCGTTCTTAAGCGCGTGCTCTATTTTCCACGGACTGCTCGTGAAAACGTAAACCCGTAGCCCCAGCTTCCTAGCTGTTTGAAGCATTAAATGCGCCGCGCTCCCGTATCCGAACAAGCCTAACACCCCGTCCGAGCCCACGAGGCCGGTTAGTCTTAAAGACCTGTAGCCTACGGCTCCGGCGCACATTAAGGGAGCTGCTTCAAGCTCACTGAGCCCTCCGGGTATTTTATGAATAAACCTGTAGTGTGCCACCATGTATTCAGCATAACCCCCGTTTACAGAGTAGCCTGTGAACAATGCTTTATCGCAGAGGTTTTCCAAACCCCTTTTACAATACCTGCACTCACCGCATGCGTAGTACAGCCATGGAACACCCACAAGCTCGCCAGGCACCACGCCTTCAACAGCGTCTCCAACCTCAACGATTCTCCCTATCACCTGGTGCCCAGGGATTAATGGGAGTCTTGGAGGAGGTAGCTCGCCCTCGACTATGTGGAGGTCTGTCCTGCAGACGCCGCATTTCGATATTTTTATCAAGACTTCCTCGCTCCTCGGAGAAGGGGTTTCAACGTTAACGTATTCCAGGGGATTGGTTTCAACAGGGGCTGGGTTGCGCAGGAGCATTGCCTTCATAAGTTAAAATACACCTGTCTACTATAAGGGTTGAAGGGGGTAATTAATTGGTTTCACTAGCCAGCACGAACGTTTACTTTCTACAGGAAGTTTCAGCGGTGCTGTTGCTTGCAATACTTGCCTTCATACTGCTAGCCGGTGTGAAAGGGTGGAGGAGGTATGTGGTCACCTGGCTCAGCCTCGTGTTAATCATCCTCCACTACACGGTAATTAGCATAATATCGAAGTACGCTAAGGTTACAGTGCTCCCTTTAATAGTGGTTGAGCATGATTCATACGGGGGTAGCCTATACGTAGACTACGGGCAGCTAGCGATTCTAACAATCCTTATAGTTTGGAGGAGGGAGATTTACGAGAGAATTAAGAAAATAGCCAACAAACTCAGGGCAGGGAGGGGTGGGCTTGAGAGTTCTCAAACTGGAGGGGTTGGTGAAGGCCTGGCTGAGGAAAAGAGTTAACAGGTTCACGGTTGAAGTAGAGGTAGATGGTTCCCCGGTGAAGGCTCATTTAACCAATACCGGCAGGCTTCAAGAATACCTGGTGAATGGGAGGAAATCCCTCCTCGCCAGGATTAAAGGCCCCAGGCTCAGCTACAGGCTTATTGCTGTTGAAGATGGTGATGGATACGCTGTGGTAGACACTATCAGCCAGCAAAGGGTTTTCGAATCACTGGTACGGGACAACTCGATTCCATGGCTTAAGGACTGCTTCATCGTTAAGAGAAACTATAGGATTGAGGGAGAGGTTATAGACTACCTTATCGAATGCCACGGTCTGCAAAGGCTTGTAGAGCTCAAGAGCAGTGTCTTGAGAACAGTAGATAACTACGCATCATACCCGGACTGCCCTACCGATAGAGGAGTGAGACAGATTGAAACCCTTGCACGGTTCGCTGAGAAGTACAAGCCCCTCGTCGTGTTCATCGCGGCTCTTCCACGCGTCAAAGGGTTTAAACCGTTCTGCAGGGGAGACCCAAGGATACTTGAGGCCGTGATGAATGCTTCCATGAAAGGAGTGGTTTTCAAATCCATTAACACGTACATGGTTGACGAATCGGGCTGGATTGTTTTAGAGAACCCTGACCTTCCTGTACTGCTTGAGTGTTAGGGAGAAGTGCCGCCGCCGGGATTTGAACCCGGGTTTCCCGCACCCTTCTCGAACGGACCTAGGGTGTCACGGGCTCGAGAGGCCCGCATACTTGACCGGGCTATACTACGGCGGCACCTAGGTATTCGTTTAATAGTTAATGGGGGTTTAAAACCTTGCTTAACCTTGTCGGAAGAGGACTGCTTACTTACCGCTGTCAGGCTTGGGAGGGGTTACACTAACCTGCCCCTGATACTTCCCCTCGTAGGGCTTGTAGACAGGGCTGCTCGTCCTTAAGAAGACTATGTGGAGGAACCGTTGCAGAGGGTAAACCCTCACCGGGACATTCCCGCCTATAACTTCAATGGTAATGTTCCCCTTGAAGCCAGCATCTATCACGGTTGGAGGGATGAACAGGTTGAGCCTGGCGAAAGTACTCCTCAAGTTGACGAGACCCACCAGGTCTATCGGCATCTCAACCCATTCAAGAGTTGTCGCCAGGACGTGCTCGTGAGGATTTATCACGAAGCCCTCGTCACCAACCTCTACACACTCCAGGAAGTCTCCCACGTTAACCAGCTTGGAGTCTAGAATGCTTCCGTTGGCCTTGAACCTGCAGAACGTGTTGCCAAACCTCAGGTCCACACCATTCTCCCTTACCGTGTCCTCGTAGAGAGGGCTTATAGCGAGGAGTTTTTTCTCAAGGTAGACTTTAATATCCCAGTCGCTCAAAATCATTCAAAACACCCTTTGGCAGCATCTAAGGGGTATTTATAGAGCCTGTTCATTTAAAAACAATATTGAAGCAGAAAGGAGAAAAACAGGGTAGGGTTATTCCCCAACCTCCTCCAGTGGCGGGGCAGGAGGCCTCCCGAGAGCTTTCCCGATGGCTATCAATACTAGGAAGGTGATCACTCCTACAAGGGCGCCGATCACGGTATCCCCGATCCCGTACGGCTGACCAGCAAGCCTCCAGTAGACTCCGGCAATGCTCCCGGTAATTATCGCAGCAATCCCCGCTTCCTTAGTGACATACTTCATTATCAAGCCCAGGGCGAAGGGCGCGAAGGGTCCCGCGGATCTCAGCATGAACGCGAAAGTGTTGATCGTCACTATGTCGAACCTTGTCAAGGCTGCTGAAGCTGCTAGTACGCCTACAACAACTACTCCTAAACGGGTCAGGATCAGTATTTCCTTGTTGCTAGCGTTTTTCCTAATGTATCTCTTCCATATGTCGACAGCGAATATTGAAGCTGTCCCCAGCATGTCTGAGTCAGCGCTGGACATGGTTGCTGCTAGAATGGCGGCTAAGGCTATTCCTGCAACAGGCTCGGGCGCGTATCCAAGCATTACCTTTGCATATGCTTCGCTAGCATTTATGCCTGGAAGCTCGGCCAGCGCTATCAGTCCGATTAAAGCTGGTATGAAGGCATACACGCCCATTAAGACTCCCGAAAGTATTGATCCTTTCAGAGCGATTTTCTCATCCCTGGACGCAAGGGCTCTCGAGGCCATTTCAGCACCGGTTATGAAAGATACTATGTACATGAACGTCAGGTTCAGAATATTGTTGTATCCCAGCTTGAAGAAGTCTAGGTGTCCGGCAGGCAGCCTTGCAACAACGCTTTCCCACCCTCCTGCGTTGGCTAGTATAAACGGTATTGCGACAAGCATTCCCAGGGTTATCATGAGCCACTGCACGAAATCCGTCATCACATCAGCCCATAACCCGCCGAGAATAGTGTAGAGGATGGTGATGATTGTTGCTAAGAGCACGCCGGTTTCGAAGGAGAGGCCTGTTAGGGCTGAGAAAATAGTTCCCGACGCAAGTATTTGCGAAGCCGTCAGGGTTGTGAGAGATATCATTTGAAGAATGGAGGTAGTTAGGTGGGAGGGGGCGCCGAACCTTTTAGATATGACTTGTGGAAGGGTCCAAGCACGGGTTTTCCTCATGTAGTAGAAGACGTAGCCAACGGGTATCATTGCTATTCCAGCTGTCATAATGTACCATCCAGCGGACAGCCCCCATGCCCCGTACGCCCTAGCAGCCACGCCCACGGTGCTTCCTCCGCCGATGTTATTGGCTGAGAGCGACGCAGCCACGAATAATAATCCTACCCTTCGGCCAGCTATTACAAGGTCTTCAGCAGTTTTCACCTTATACCTAGCAGCGTAGAACCCGACCCCAAGCATTAGTAACAGGTAGGCTAGGACAACTATTAAGGCCCAGACATACATAGGACTCACAATTAATATTGGGATGGCTTTATTTTTAAAACTTGTTGTTTAAGGATGGGGTCACAGGTTCAGCAGGTTCTTACCAGACTGTTTCTCGAAAACATGTAGCTTATCCACGCGGAAACTGATCCAGACCTCCTCCCTGGAGGCCACCTCTGCTTGCTCGGGAGGAATTATAGCTGTTAAACGAGTGTCTGCGATTTTCAAGTGGGCCACTAGTTCACGCCCAAGCTTCTCAGTATACATCACCTTCCCTGGAAAGCTTCCTTCTTCCTTGAAAACCGATACTTTAACATGCTCCGGCCTCACGCCCAAAACTATCTCTAACACCTTCTTCTCAGCCGCAATCCTACCGTAGGCTTCCGGGAGCTTGTACTCTCCGAACTCGCATAGAACTGTGCCTGTTTCAAAATCCTGCATCCTACAGTTAAACATGTTCATAGGCGGGCTTCCAATGAAACCTGCTATGAAAGTGTTCAACGGCTTCTCATAAATCTCCTCAGGGGTTGCCACCTGTTGGAGAACGCCGGACGACATCACACCCACTCTGTCGCCCATGCTCATAGCCTCCACCTGGTCATGGGTAACGTAAACCACGGTGCTCCTGAACTCTCTCTGTATCTTCTTGAGCTCAACCCTCATCAAAACCCTCAACTTGGCATCAAGGTTTGAGAGAGGCTCATCCATTAAGAGTAGCGGCGGGTTCCTGATTAAAGCTCTCGCTAAGGCAACCCTTTGCCTCTCCCCACCGCTCAACTGCGCCGGCTTCTTAGACAATAAATGTTGAATACCTAGGATGGCTGAAATATTCGTAACCCTATCCTTAATAGTCTCCGGG
This region of Thermosphaera aggregans genomic DNA includes:
- a CDS encoding glycosyltransferase family 4 protein, whose amino-acid sequence is MFIPFTEDKTSERVPSLIRILSKYFDLVGLKPLCRRRSIYYKNRIVYGIIWILEWITERIIMILNGIKMGSRNFITLIFCEEPEYALVGFILSKILRVPFIYDSHGNKYLQCIRLRNPLYYRLYITFLDIFLAKKCSVLLVVSEFDRRCYINQGVPPGKIYVIPSFIDLEKVKRAIMNPSTNIPIPKGKKTLLFFGNYNYEPNVEALRFINNELAPAIDNIENVEIYICGRSPVPIEQLVGPLHRKVKYLGFVPDIYEVLNTVDAFICPIWTGVGIIVKVLDAMAVGKPIVGTKFLREGIPELNENNALLARNKQEFIYLVRHLLEHYDEYKHMGQVLQNIIATRYSRDVIEKKLYFIILHVIRDRLLKTKKFRKL
- the sfsA gene encoding DNA/RNA nuclease SfsA, encoding MGLRVLKLEGLVKAWLRKRVNRFTVEVEVDGSPVKAHLTNTGRLQEYLVNGRKSLLARIKGPRLSYRLIAVEDGDGYAVVDTISQQRVFESLVRDNSIPWLKDCFIVKRNYRIEGEVIDYLIECHGLQRLVELKSSVLRTVDNYASYPDCPTDRGVRQIETLARFAEKYKPLVVFIAALPRVKGFKPFCRGDPRILEAVMNASMKGVVFKSINTYMVDESGWIVLENPDLPVLLEC
- a CDS encoding DEAD/DEAH box helicase, which translates into the protein MGLFAKNVLESKGYSFIFFSDPPVEPSYSSLRFKDVLPEFSSIELGDKLLYKHQLEAHEALMKGFNVLLKAGTGSGKTEAWILYALSRIKEDKRFKAIALYPTLALANDQIRRIEKYVKLVDGRSIQIDSIKKEEYVKRHGMPWLREAIGSSNIVISNPAFLMHDLKKYLLRKTQGVLAGLYSRLDLIVIDELDFYDPRSLALLMSVLQILSDISDVKPQVAVLTATLSNPEDMGEFLKKATGREYRVVEGEAFRITNHYYIVLGKNMREVYNSVRRLWSDAVRTHPELAAYSKLVEDYSSFEKEAYRVVSILEGLGYNVPSISVNPAEIITEFFKDDYVTLVFTRSISSAEELVRSIKQYAGEEAPLASHHHLISKARREEVEEKARKGLVKVVVSPRTLSQGIDIGTIRRIVHLGLPDDVREFYQREGRKGRRRELGYAETVIIPYTRWDRELLNNGLETLRKWLSLGIEKTLVNEENLYIYLFTGTVKLKSPWYRRELNELEKKALSKAGILLKDRVNTELLDWVFERMNFYEFAPPYGIKRYIERNGELRPLEPIGHVDLIEKFQPGCIDYSEDALVVSIEYGKTSRLVKSVIEKPIKEIDFYSHDALSVAAEEYKYLKMNWGEKPSLIKDLLTGRITSEELCVVYVPRNGFGRYRKIPERCIWTVRSERPRYVRVDDTPLVFYDKKTIYVPTPTGGEYRDFTYGYIYDVEMSEDSELLRLALAVLMVLLRRLYGIAFETIMYDVVKLGEYKYFSLHEPVAAGIIDRLDWLSVRRDVEKYVFDDLDRILISEIDDIAYSTLVSLKFNWSLVKAEMLRVVDYVLAKEKIRAVIEGVETLIPRPSPALKTLSLSIISEVLDEDSLSPSLLVALAYYDGGLSRAVVELYPPIPYVKPPQAILEFEREVLDKILYEDFKLVVEDRGMVLKQLRTANLRMLAGFIEKEPGKVVDLREKSADLSVKPFTPESLLTGEEKEPRIEPADVQLVLKEARERKELSESMKNVIQRFMARRARADYIAYLVLKEVAGRKGVVDRSKTGVI
- a CDS encoding zinc-dependent alcohol dehydrogenase family protein; its protein translation is MKAMLLRNPAPVETNPLEYVNVETPSPRSEEVLIKISKCGVCRTDLHIVEGELPPPRLPLIPGHQVIGRIVEVGDAVEGVVPGELVGVPWLYYACGECRYCKRGLENLCDKALFTGYSVNGGYAEYMVAHYRFIHKIPGGLSELEAAPLMCAGAVGYRSLRLTGLVGSDGVLGLFGYGSAAHLMLQTARKLGLRVYVFTSSPWKIEHALKNGAEWAGRTVDEPPSKLDAAIVYAPASQVFVEALRKVDKGGRVVLGEIYMTPIERLEYRLLWEEREVKTVANVTRRDVSEFLQLAVKHGIKPEVKAFKLEEANEALKELKHGRSLGQIVLDVS
- the dcd gene encoding dCTP deaminase, with protein sequence MILSDWDIKVYLEKKLLAISPLYEDTVRENGVDLRFGNTFCRFKANGSILDSKLVNVGDFLECVEVGDEGFVINPHEHVLATTLEWVEMPIDLVGLVNLRSTFARLNLFIPPTVIDAGFKGNITIEVIGGNVPVRVYPLQRFLHIVFLRTSSPVYKPYEGKYQGQVSVTPPKPDSGK
- a CDS encoding metallophosphoesterase family protein codes for the protein MLSDIHGNMDALQALMNNVPRWDEVWVLGDLVDYGPEPYEVIDYVRSLSPRHVLRGNHDHAVAFGVDCGCGERTHDLSVYTRVNISMKKVSKEHVEWLKSLSPVERVAEKGLEAVIVHGSPRNPLYDYMLPDLSFNDYMRMLTPSPLTLHGFRGRVTGLVVSGHTHIPMDVSLGDVRIVNPGSVGQPRDGDPRASCGLLDTETMEFRIIRVKYDVDKVLSKLRALITDGEVYQRLASILLTGKV